A portion of the Ruminococcus albus AD2013 genome contains these proteins:
- a CDS encoding BspA family leucine-rich repeat surface protein, producing the protein MKMKKVLAVVMAFCMVAGAVSYGAPFISQAITAQADVIEDSCYSFDEATGVLTLRGTVDRYTLNEFSKSFKNLVISVVAEKGTVFPEDCSRIFADYINCTFFDLSNADTSSVKDMSNMFYACSVMTDLDLSGFDTSNVTSMRGMFIYCTGLTSVDLSSFDTGKVTDMQEMFSHCSGLTTLDVSNFDTSNVENMYGMFSHCSGLTTLDVSNFDTSNAANMGALFSGCSNLTTLDVSNLDTSNAAYMSTMFAYCSGLTKLDLRNFDTSKAIDMAGMFVKCEKLSALDVSSFNTSKVTNMSGMFYYCSGLTMLDVSNFDTNNVTIISNMFEGCTGLTKLTLGEYFKSINEEIKLPNGDGWVNSKAPETVISGDGEYAVITNNGKNTYKRCTANTPTYPTNIKVEYSKEYHQVRFTWDKVEGADRYGIAVYLAGKWRVQAQNITGTVYTSPKNLTPGKTYKVAIAARVNGKWDTANAIKNAVTVTIK; encoded by the coding sequence ATGAAGATGAAAAAAGTATTAGCGGTAGTGATGGCGTTTTGTATGGTGGCAGGTGCGGTTAGCTATGGAGCACCCTTTATCTCGCAGGCTATTACGGCTCAGGCAGATGTAATTGAGGACAGCTGTTATTCTTTTGATGAAGCGACAGGTGTGCTGACGCTGAGGGGAACGGTAGACCGTTATACATTAAATGAATTTAGCAAAAGTTTCAAGAATTTAGTCATATCAGTTGTCGCTGAAAAGGGAACAGTTTTCCCTGAAGACTGTAGTAGAATTTTTGCAGATTACATAAATTGTACTTTTTTTGACCTTTCTAATGCAGATACAAGCAGTGTCAAAGATATGTCAAATATGTTCTATGCGTGTTCCGTCATGACCGACCTTGATCTGAGCGGATTTGATACCAGCAATGTAACTAGTATGCGTGGTATGTTTATTTACTGTACAGGGCTGACATCGGTTGATCTAAGTTCGTTTGATACGGGCAAAGTAACAGATATGCAAGAAATGTTCTCTCACTGTTCTGGTTTGACAACGCTCGATGTAAGCAACTTTGATACAAGCAATGTTGAAAATATGTATGGTATGTTCTCTCACTGTTCTGGTTTGACAACGCTCGATGTAAGCAACTTTGATACAAGCAATGCTGCAAATATGGGTGCTTTGTTCAGTGGTTGTTCCAATCTGACCACGCTCGATGTAAGCAACTTGGATACAAGCAATGCTGCATATATGAGTACAATGTTCGCTTACTGTTCCGGTCTAACAAAACTTGATTTACGCAATTTTGATACAAGCAAAGCCATAGATATGGCAGGTATGTTCGTCAAGTGTGAGAAATTGTCCGCACTTGATGTAAGCAGTTTTAATACAAGCAAAGTAACAAATATGAGTGGTATGTTCTATTATTGTTCAGGACTTACGATGCTCGATGTAAGCAACTTTGATACAAATAACGTCACAATTATATCCAATATGTTTGAGGGCTGTACCGGATTGACAAAACTTACTCTCGGCGAGTATTTCAAAAGTATAAATGAAGAAATCAAACTGCCAAATGGTGACGGCTGGGTCAATTCCAAGGCTCCCGAAACAGTTATAAGCGGTGACGGAGAATATGCAGTTATCACCAACAATGGCAAGAACACCTACAAGCGCTGTACTGCCAACACGCCAACATACCCCACAAACATCAAGGTAGAATACAGCAAGGAATATCACCAGGTAAGATTTACATGGGACAAAGTCGAAGGTGCTGACAGATACGGCATAGCTGTATATCTGGCAGGGAAGTGGAGAGTTCAAGCGCAGAATATCACCGGAACTGTTTACACTTCTCCCAAGAATCTGACACCTGGTAAGACCTACAAGGTAGCAATCGCTGCAAGAGTTAACGGAAAATGGGATACTGCTAATGCTATCAAAAATGCTGTGACTGTTACTATAAAGTGA
- a CDS encoding BspA family leucine-rich repeat surface protein: MKMKKVLAVVMAFCMVAGAVSYGAPFISQAITAQADVIEDSCYSFDEATGVLTLKGKVDGDTLRGLNYNFRIKVKSIVAEEGTVFPEDSHSLCWAFYYCTSIDFSNADTSNVKNMSQMFWGCNYVTNIDLSGFDTSNVTDMSYMFASCYALPKVNLSSFNTSKVKSMACMFSGCYNLESIDLSNFDTNNVSIMGSMFNQCYALTSLDLSSFDTSNVTYMNNMFAYCSILTSLDLSGFDTSNVINMSLMFYECKSLTSLNLSNFNTSNAEDMHMMFYGCSALTELDVSSFDTKKSWRIERIFENCSSLTSIDISGFDTSKILYPYNAQLFMGCSKLKTISLGENFNNIKSDAKLTNGEGWVNDKNPKTVVSGDDEYAVIENSGKNTYKRLPIEEETKITYPTNIKVEYSEKYHQVRFTWDKVEGADRYGIAVYLAGKWKVQMQTTDTFYTSPKNLTPGRTYSVAIAARVNGKWDIANATKNAVIIVRIPNASLDKDGDGILNAKDNQPNHKNNYPSVLVDYINKGIVDMNYTEETVDDFVICKTPLSEILLSCGVNNLTDAGGTIYPVNGYYDDWYIMALNRNGKATYGLYKMREQEYDSDDNNDPGVTISFVEFDISKLNDVIYHNTSNTSDLYNEIDKVVRVSNSPYSSELQSYFVDVNSDAPYLIAEAYVDKIANSYSISSIPFPTQLNDIYSEIDNVNAMINSITNSINPNSLALDVLYEKRANLSRVPNALTDCNINFGSIIADENNKVIKISSSKNLDYNEKRAILSAYTADTSFNMFAAEVQAHADYLDDGLLSSIDKWYSSALRADMAIGEGYESGGFDSYYNPHNIRVVAQANVHGDY, encoded by the coding sequence ATGAAGATGAAAAAAGTATTAGCGGTAGTGATGGCGTTTTGTATGGTGGCAGGTGCGGTTAGCTATGGAGCACCCTTTATCTCGCAGGCTATTACGGCTCAGGCAGATGTAATTGAGGACAGCTGTTATTCTTTTGATGAAGCGACAGGTGTACTTACATTAAAGGGCAAAGTTGATGGTGATACTTTACGTGGATTAAATTATAATTTTAGAATTAAAGTAAAATCCATTGTAGCTGAAGAAGGAACTGTTTTCCCTGAAGACAGTCACAGCCTATGTTGGGCTTTTTATTATTGTACATCTATAGATTTTTCTAATGCAGACACGAGCAATGTTAAGAATATGTCGCAAATGTTCTGGGGCTGCAACTACGTGACTAATATAGATCTGAGTGGATTTGATACAAGCAATGTAACAGATATGTCTTATATGTTTGCCTCTTGTTATGCACTGCCAAAAGTAAACTTAAGTTCATTTAACACAAGCAAAGTCAAGTCTATGGCTTGTATGTTCTCTGGTTGTTATAACTTGGAATCAATTGATTTAAGCAATTTTGATACAAACAATGTTTCTATCATGGGAAGTATGTTCAACCAATGTTATGCTTTGACGTCCCTTGATCTAAGCAGTTTTGATACAAGTAATGTTACATATATGAACAATATGTTCGCATATTGTTCTATCCTTACATCACTTGACCTTAGTGGCTTTGATACAAGTAATGTAATAAATATGTCCTTAATGTTCTATGAATGTAAAAGTCTGACTTCGCTAAATTTAAGTAATTTTAATACAAGCAATGCTGAAGATATGCATATGATGTTCTATGGCTGTTCAGCTTTAACTGAACTTGATGTAAGCTCTTTTGATACCAAAAAAAGTTGGCGTATAGAGAGAATATTTGAGAACTGTTCAAGTTTGACATCGATTGATATAAGCGGCTTTGACACAAGCAAAATTCTATATCCATATAATGCCCAGCTATTCATGGGTTGTTCTAAGCTAAAAACCATTTCCCTAGGAGAAAATTTCAATAACATAAAATCGGATGCAAAGCTTACCAACGGAGAAGGCTGGGTAAACGATAAAAACCCAAAAACTGTCGTAAGCGGTGATGATGAATATGCAGTTATCGAAAACAGTGGCAAAAACACCTACAAGCGCTTACCTATCGAAGAAGAAACAAAGATTACTTACCCTACAAATATCAAAGTAGAATACAGTGAGAAATATCATCAGGTTAGATTCACTTGGGATAAGGTCGAGGGTGCTGACAGATATGGTATAGCTGTATATTTGGCAGGAAAGTGGAAAGTTCAGATGCAAACTACTGATACTTTCTACACTTCTCCTAAGAATCTCACCCCCGGAAGAACTTATAGTGTAGCTATCGCTGCAAGAGTTAACGGCAAATGGGATATTGCAAACGCAACGAAAAATGCTGTGATAATTGTCAGAATTCCTAATGCCTCGCTGGATAAGGATGGTGATGGAATCCTTAACGCTAAGGATAATCAGCCAAATCATAAAAACAACTATCCATCAGTTCTTGTTGATTACATAAATAAAGGTATAGTTGATATGAATTACACAGAAGAAACAGTTGATGATTTCGTTATATGTAAAACACCTTTGTCTGAAATCCTGTTATCTTGCGGCGTCAATAATTTAACTGATGCTGGAGGAACTATATACCCCGTTAATGGATACTATGATGATTGGTATATAATGGCTTTAAATCGCAATGGTAAAGCAACTTACGGATTATACAAAATGCGTGAACAGGAATACGATTCCGATGATAATAATGATCCCGGCGTTACAATTTCTTTTGTGGAGTTTGATATAAGCAAATTAAACGACGTGATCTATCATAATACATCGAATACATCAGACCTGTATAATGAGATAGACAAAGTTGTAAGAGTTTCTAATTCACCATACTCATCAGAATTACAATCGTATTTTGTGGATGTTAATTCAGATGCGCCTTATCTGATTGCAGAAGCCTATGTTGATAAGATCGCAAATTCTTATTCAATTTCATCAATACCTTTTCCCACTCAACTAAATGATATCTATAGTGAAATTGATAACGTAAACGCAATGATAAATAGTATAACGAATTCTATTAATCCAAATTCACTAGCATTAGATGTTCTCTATGAAAAAAGAGCAAACTTAAGCAGAGTTCCTAATGCTTTGACTGATTGTAATATTAATTTTGGAAGTATTATAGCTGACGAAAATAATAAAGTGATCAAAATCTCAAGTTCAAAAAACTTGGATTACAATGAGAAAAGGGCTATTTTGAGTGCATATACTGCCGATACTTCATTTAATATGTTTGCTGCTGAAGTTCAGGCTCATGCAGATTACCTCGATGATGGATTATTATCAAGTATCGATAAGTGGTATAGTTCTGCTCTTCGTGCCGATATGGCAATCGGCGAAGGATATGAAAGCGGAGGTTTCGATAGCTATTACAACCCCCATAACATTAGAGTAGTCGCTCAGGCAAATGTACACGGAGATTATTAA
- a CDS encoding leucine-rich repeat domain-containing protein: MKKKLLALLCVGAVLSTNIGTSSLIFADWTGEVITASAANYQPVQNDEYMYLSLDDDTVLLCRYLGDDTEVNVPSEIDGKTVTIIGSSCFSSKSLMTSVTIPDTITSIESSAFSSCYELTSVNIPDSVTTIGSYAFRDCRKLSAVTIPENITSIGIEVFAGCTSFNDINVSENNPAYSSFDGVLYTRDMKTLLSCPSRKTSVTIYSGVTKIADSAFMKCEYLSSVDLPDGITSIGDKAFAYCNSLKSITIPKTVTSIKRHLFEESYSLKEIKVADGNTTFASYDGALYTKDMKTILECPGGKTSIKFHNDTTAIGNYAFFYCKRLTSVSIPKTVTCIGDYSFNHCLNLTSATLHDNITYLGKYAFSDCIRLSSVHIPKSITTLNDYVFHACGFTSVSIPDNITVIGDGAFMRCYKLYDIDIPKTVTSIGRFAFTNTKWEKDRQAEDPFIIVNGILIDATTCSGDVVIPSGVSIINGTAFYYANGITSVTIPTGVKTIIDNEFTYCTNLKYVVIPTSVTNIGYCLFPGCTDPDFKILCNKGSAAEKYAVDNKIAYELIDTFPTNIKVEYSEKYHQVRFTWDKVRGADKYCLAVYQAGKWKVQTQNITDTVYTSPKNLTQGMTYKVAISARVNGKWDTANAIKNAVTIVKIPYASVDTDGDGIINAKDSQPNQKNNYPSVLVDYINKGIVDMNYTEETVDDFVICKTPLSEILLSCNVNSLTDDGGVDHAVDGNYDDWYIMALNRNGTATYGLYKMREQEYDPDDDDHDNNVPGVTISFVEFDISKLNDVIYHNTSDTSDLYNEIQKVVQVPDAPYSPELQSYFANVNSEAPYLIAEAYVDKIANSYSISSIPFPQKLNEIYTNIAIINAEIIVAMINSRKDVPILLAKKAELNKVPNALTDCNKNFGSIIADENTGTIQITSSSNLDYNEKRAILSAYTADTSFNMFAAEVQFHAEYLDDGLISDLVYSHVIHADMTIDQSTTDYLTDTYHNPNDSRVVAQANAHVKY; this comes from the coding sequence ATGAAGAAAAAATTACTTGCCCTGCTTTGCGTGGGCGCGGTTCTTTCAACGAACATTGGTACATCAAGTCTGATCTTTGCTGATTGGACAGGCGAAGTTATTACTGCAAGCGCTGCTAATTATCAACCTGTTCAAAATGATGAATATATGTATTTATCACTTGATGATGATACTGTCCTTTTATGCAGATATCTGGGTGATGATACGGAAGTGAACGTTCCTTCGGAGATAGATGGAAAAACTGTAACGATCATCGGCTCATCCTGCTTCAGTTCAAAATCGCTTATGACTTCGGTCACTATACCAGACACTATCACCAGCATAGAAAGCTCTGCTTTTTCTTCTTGTTATGAACTTACCTCCGTAAATATACCCGACAGTGTAACAACTATAGGCTCATATGCCTTCAGGGATTGTAGAAAGCTCAGTGCTGTAACGATCCCTGAAAATATTACATCTATCGGTATTGAGGTGTTTGCAGGCTGCACGAGTTTCAATGATATAAATGTATCCGAAAACAACCCGGCATATTCAAGCTTTGATGGTGTGCTGTATACCAGAGATATGAAAACACTACTGTCCTGCCCGAGCAGAAAGACATCTGTAACGATATATAGCGGTGTTACCAAAATAGCTGACAGCGCTTTCATGAAATGTGAGTATCTCTCCTCAGTGGATCTGCCCGATGGTATCACAAGTATTGGTGATAAAGCTTTTGCATACTGCAATTCCCTTAAATCTATAACTATCCCCAAAACAGTTACTTCCATAAAAAGACATCTGTTTGAAGAAAGTTATTCCCTGAAAGAGATTAAAGTTGCCGATGGAAATACGACATTTGCAAGTTATGATGGCGCTTTGTATACCAAGGATATGAAGACTATCCTGGAATGTCCTGGCGGAAAAACATCAATCAAGTTTCACAACGATACCACTGCGATAGGAAACTATGCTTTCTTTTATTGCAAACGTCTAACCTCGGTGAGCATACCCAAAACTGTAACATGCATCGGCGATTATTCATTTAATCACTGTTTGAACCTTACTTCGGCAACTCTCCATGATAATATCACGTACTTAGGCAAATATGCTTTTAGTGATTGTATACGCCTTTCCTCGGTACATATACCAAAGAGCATTACAACCCTTAACGATTATGTATTTCATGCATGTGGGTTTACTTCGGTATCCATACCTGATAACATAACCGTCATCGGTGATGGCGCATTTATGCGTTGCTATAAACTTTACGATATAGATATACCCAAAACTGTCACCTCGATTGGAAGATTTGCTTTCACTAATACAAAATGGGAAAAAGACAGACAAGCAGAAGATCCTTTTATCATAGTAAACGGTATTCTGATTGATGCAACGACCTGTTCGGGCGACGTGGTTATCCCCTCCGGTGTTAGTATCATAAACGGTACTGCATTCTATTATGCAAATGGCATCACATCAGTAACTATTCCAACCGGTGTTAAAACAATCATTGATAACGAATTTACGTACTGCACAAACCTTAAGTATGTAGTTATCCCCACCAGCGTTACAAACATAGGTTATTGTCTTTTTCCCGGTTGCACCGATCCCGATTTCAAAATACTCTGCAATAAGGGCTCAGCCGCTGAAAAATACGCTGTTGATAACAAAATAGCCTATGAGCTTATTGACACATTCCCAACCAACATCAAGGTAGAATACAGCGAAAAATATCATCAGGTAAGGTTCACATGGGACAAGGTCAGGGGTGCTGACAAATACTGTTTAGCCGTATATCAGGCAGGCAAGTGGAAAGTTCAGACACAGAATATCACCGATACAGTATACACTTCTCCAAAGAATCTGACACAGGGTATGACTTATAAAGTTGCTATCTCCGCAAGAGTGAATGGCAAATGGGATACTGCAAACGCGATAAAAAATGCTGTGACGATCGTCAAAATTCCTTACGCCTCAGTGGATACGGATGGAGATGGAATCATTAACGCTAAGGATAGTCAGCCAAATCAAAAAAACAACTATCCATCAGTTCTTGTTGATTACATAAATAAAGGTATAGTTGATATGAATTACACAGAAGAAACAGTTGATGATTTCGTTATATGTAAAACACCTTTGTCTGAAATCCTGTTATCTTGTAATGTCAATTCTTTAACTGATGATGGGGGAGTTGACCACGCTGTTGATGGAAACTACGATGATTGGTATATAATGGCTTTAAATCGCAATGGTACAGCAACTTACGGATTATACAAAATGCGTGAACAGGAATACGATCCCGATGATGATGATCATGATAATAATGTACCCGGCGTTACAATTTCTTTTGTGGAGTTTGATATAAGCAAATTAAATGACGTGATTTATCATAATACCTCAGATACATCAGACTTGTATAATGAGATTCAAAAAGTTGTACAAGTTCCGGATGCACCATACTCACCAGAATTACAATCTTATTTTGCAAATGTTAATTCAGAGGCACCCTATCTGATCGCAGAAGCTTATGTGGATAAGATCGCAAATTCTTATTCAATTTCATCGATACCTTTTCCCCAAAAACTAAATGAAATTTATACTAATATAGCTATCATAAACGCAGAGATAATTGTTGCAATGATTAATTCTCGTAAAGATGTACCTATACTCCTTGCAAAGAAAGCAGAATTAAATAAAGTCCCTAATGCTTTGACTGATTGTAATAAAAATTTTGGAAGTATTATAGCCGACGAAAATACCGGAACAATCCAAATCACAAGTTCCAGCAACTTGGATTACAATGAAAAGAGGGCTATCCTGAGTGCATATACTGCCGATACTTCATTTAACATGTTTGCTGCTGAAGTTCAGTTTCATGCCGAGTATCTCGATGATGGATTAATTTCTGATCTTGTGTATAGTCATGTTATTCATGCCGATATGACAATTGATCAAAGCACTACAGACTATTTAACCGATACTTATCACAATCCCAACGACAGTAGAGTAGTAGCACAGGCGAATGCACACGTAAAATATTAA
- a CDS encoding tyrosine-type recombinase/integrase, with product MKESYKNDCPYYLEDFLINLSVIKNRGDLTSSEYYLDIRTFLRYLKVKNKMVPAETKFNDITISDVPIEMIENFTEKDAYLYMVWLKDERQNGASARARKTTSLKQFYDYLANKAQLIPKDNMASLEVPHVKRALPKYLSLDEVQKLLSSIRTKNTERDYCIITLFLNCGMRLSELCGININDISFENKTLRLLGKGKKERIITLNNNCLDAIEKYLPYRKNYEMAQNEKALFLSSRKNRLSRRRVQKIIEECIMAAGLKNTGVTTHKLRHTAATLMYNNNGGDILAVKEILGHESTATTEIYTHLGSEKMKNTMDVMEDLLKKKD from the coding sequence GTGAAAGAAAGCTATAAGAACGATTGCCCTTATTATCTTGAGGATTTTTTGATAAATTTAAGTGTAATAAAAAATCGTGGTGATCTTACTTCAAGTGAATATTATCTTGATATAAGAACATTTTTAAGATACTTAAAGGTAAAGAATAAAATGGTTCCAGCTGAAACTAAGTTCAATGACATCACTATAAGCGATGTTCCTATAGAAATGATAGAAAACTTTACTGAAAAAGATGCTTACCTTTATATGGTATGGCTCAAGGATGAAAGACAGAATGGAGCTTCCGCCAGAGCAAGAAAAACTACCTCGCTGAAACAATTCTATGATTACCTGGCTAATAAAGCCCAACTGATACCTAAGGATAATATGGCTTCTCTGGAAGTTCCGCACGTAAAAAGGGCCTTGCCTAAATACCTTTCACTTGACGAAGTCCAGAAGCTGCTTTCTTCCATACGTACCAAAAACACTGAAAGAGATTATTGTATAATAACTCTGTTTTTGAATTGCGGAATGAGACTTTCTGAATTATGCGGTATAAATATAAATGATATAAGCTTTGAAAACAAGACTTTAAGGCTGCTGGGTAAAGGAAAAAAAGAAAGAATAATAACCCTGAATAACAATTGTCTTGATGCTATTGAAAAATATCTTCCATACAGGAAAAATTACGAGATGGCACAAAATGAAAAAGCCTTGTTCTTGTCTTCCAGAAAGAACAGACTATCTAGACGGAGAGTTCAAAAGATAATTGAAGAATGCATAATGGCTGCAGGCTTAAAAAATACGGGTGTAACTACTCACAAGCTCAGACATACAGCTGCTACTCTGATGTATAATAATAATGGCGGAGATATTCTTGCTGTAAAAGAGATCCTTGGTCATGAAAGTACGGCAACAACAGAAATTTACACTCATCTCGGATCAGAAAAAATGAAAAATACTATGGATGTTATGGAAGATCTTCTAAAGAAAAAAGATTGA